A genomic region of Pontibaca methylaminivorans contains the following coding sequences:
- the metF gene encoding methylenetetrahydrofolate reductase [NAD(P)H], giving the protein MTRPEISFEFFPPQTLEASFRLWDTVQVLAPLAPRFVSVTYGAGGTTRDLTRDAVATLHRSSGLRVAAHLTCVNATREETLGIARGFAEAGVKELVALRGDPPKGSGPFAPHPDGFANSVELITALAESGDFTIRVGAYPDQHPEAANAQADIDWLKAKLDAGASEALTQFFFEAETFFRFRDACAKAGIDHAITPGILPIENWKGARNFARNCGTHIPAWVEDAFGNARNKDEEDLLATALCAELCSDLIAGGVDKLHFYTLNRPELTRDVCHAIGVTPRRPLKKVA; this is encoded by the coding sequence ATGACACGTCCAGAGATTTCGTTCGAATTCTTCCCGCCCCAGACGCTCGAGGCATCGTTCCGGCTCTGGGATACGGTTCAGGTTCTGGCCCCGCTCGCACCGCGTTTCGTCTCGGTCACCTATGGCGCGGGCGGCACCACCCGCGACCTGACCCGGGACGCGGTGGCGACACTGCACAGGTCGTCCGGCCTGCGCGTCGCGGCGCATCTGACCTGCGTGAACGCGACCCGCGAGGAAACGCTCGGCATCGCCCGCGGCTTTGCCGAGGCGGGGGTCAAGGAACTCGTGGCGCTGCGGGGCGACCCGCCCAAGGGCAGCGGGCCGTTCGCGCCCCATCCCGACGGGTTCGCGAATTCGGTCGAATTGATTACGGCGCTGGCGGAAAGCGGTGATTTCACGATCCGCGTCGGTGCCTATCCCGACCAGCACCCCGAGGCCGCAAACGCGCAGGCCGACATCGACTGGCTGAAGGCCAAGCTCGACGCCGGCGCCAGCGAGGCGCTCACCCAGTTCTTTTTCGAGGCCGAGACCTTCTTCCGCTTCCGCGACGCCTGCGCGAAGGCGGGGATCGACCATGCGATCACGCCCGGCATCCTGCCGATCGAGAACTGGAAGGGCGCGCGCAACTTTGCCCGCAACTGCGGGACGCATATCCCCGCATGGGTCGAGGACGCCTTCGGCAACGCCCGCAACAAGGACGAGGAAGACCTGCTTGCCACCGCGCTTTGTGCGGAACTCTGCAGCGACCTGATCGCGGGCGGGGTGGACAAGCTGCACTTCTACACGCTGAACCGGCCCGAGCTGACCCGCGACGTCTGCCATGCCATCGGCGTGACCCCGCGCCGGCCGCTGAAAAAAGTCGCCTGA
- a CDS encoding rhomboid family intramembrane serine protease: MFPIRDHNPSGRTPYVVYALIAINVLVFLANLGGFESYSAMSRFYYNWTLIPARIEAGSGYHTLLTSMFLHDGLLHIGGNMLFLWIFGDNLEDRMGHALFLGFYMASGMGAGLIHVLTAPGSTVPTLGASGAIAGVLGGYLLLYPRARVDVLIILIVFIRIFPMPAWVMLAFWFALQAISGLGSNPDAGGVAYWAHTGGFAVGFLLTVPLWLRLGGPAFWRIPLGERVGAGSGDPSSSPTRIPRVPRR, from the coding sequence ATGTTCCCGATCCGCGATCACAACCCCTCGGGGCGCACGCCCTATGTCGTCTATGCGCTGATCGCGATCAACGTGCTGGTGTTCCTCGCCAACCTCGGCGGGTTCGAATCCTATTCCGCGATGAGCCGCTTTTACTACAACTGGACGCTGATCCCGGCGCGGATCGAGGCCGGCAGCGGTTATCATACGCTCCTGACTTCGATGTTCCTGCATGACGGGCTGTTGCATATCGGCGGCAACATGCTGTTTCTGTGGATCTTCGGCGACAATCTCGAGGATCGCATGGGGCATGCGCTGTTCCTCGGGTTCTACATGGCAAGCGGCATGGGCGCCGGGCTGATCCATGTGCTGACGGCGCCCGGTTCCACGGTGCCGACACTCGGCGCCTCGGGCGCGATTGCCGGAGTGCTCGGGGGGTATCTGCTGCTTTATCCGCGCGCCCGGGTGGATGTGCTGATCATCCTGATCGTCTTCATCCGCATCTTTCCCATGCCGGCCTGGGTCATGCTGGCGTTCTGGTTCGCCCTGCAGGCAATTTCGGGGCTCGGCAGCAATCCGGATGCGGGCGGCGTGGCCTATTGGGCGCATACCGGCGGTTTCGCGGTCGGATTCCTGTTGACGGTGCCGCTCTGGCTGCGCCTCGGCGGGCCGGCCTTCTGGCGCATTCCGCTTGGTGAGCGCGTCGGGGCGGGCTCGGGCGACCCAAGCTCCAGCCCGACGCGAATTCCCCGCGTGCCGCGGCGCTGA
- a CDS encoding inositol monophosphatase family protein yields MAFSANLNIMLKAARKAGRSLVKDFREVENLQVSMKGAGDFVSRADIAAERILKEELLGARPTYGWLAEEGGGIDGDDPTRRWIVDPLDGTTNFLHGLPHWAISIGLEHKGQIVAGVIYDAAKDEMFLAERGEGAWMNDTRLRVSGRTRMIESIFATGVPFGGRPDLPDTLGDLGRLMPVCAGVRRWGAAALDMAYVAAGRYEGFWERHLHAWDIAAGTIIVREAGGLVEALDPGADLLETGSVICANGRIFDTFARAIRG; encoded by the coding sequence ATGGCCTTCAGCGCGAATCTCAACATCATGCTCAAGGCGGCACGCAAGGCGGGGCGTTCGCTGGTCAAGGATTTCCGCGAGGTCGAGAACCTGCAGGTTTCGATGAAAGGCGCGGGCGATTTCGTCAGCCGCGCCGACATCGCGGCGGAACGCATCCTCAAGGAGGAACTGCTCGGCGCGCGCCCGACCTATGGCTGGCTTGCGGAGGAAGGCGGCGGCATCGACGGCGACGATCCGACCCGGCGCTGGATCGTCGATCCGCTCGACGGCACGACGAACTTCCTGCACGGGCTGCCGCACTGGGCGATCTCGATCGGGCTCGAACACAAGGGCCAGATCGTTGCCGGCGTGATCTATGACGCGGCCAAGGACGAGATGTTCCTTGCCGAACGCGGCGAGGGCGCCTGGATGAACGACACCCGCCTGCGGGTCTCGGGGCGCACGCGCATGATCGAAAGCATCTTCGCCACCGGCGTGCCCTTCGGCGGACGGCCCGACCTGCCCGATACGCTTGGCGATCTGGGCCGCTTGATGCCGGTCTGCGCCGGAGTGCGGCGCTGGGGCGCGGCGGCGCTCGACATGGCCTATGTGGCGGCCGGGCGCTACGAGGGGTTCTGGGAACGCCACCTGCATGCCTGGGATATCGCCGCCGGCACGATCATCGTGCGCGAGGCCGGCGGGCTTGTCGAGGCGCTCGACCCCGGTGCCGACCTTCTGGAAACCGGATCGGTGATCTGCGCGAACGGGCGGATCTTCGATACCTTCGCCAGGGCGATCCGCGGATAG
- a CDS encoding YbaN family protein has product MSADDPEPPSRPAVSRWLWTVGGWGALALGAAGVVLPVLPTTPFVLLAAYMFGKGSPRLRAWLLAHRIFGPLTRDWEERGAIPRRAKILAVSVMALTFVASIFMGFNWVILTIQAVALSGAGLYVVTRPDA; this is encoded by the coding sequence ATGTCCGCAGACGACCCAGAGCCTCCATCCCGTCCAGCCGTCAGCCGCTGGCTCTGGACAGTCGGCGGCTGGGGGGCGCTTGCGCTCGGTGCGGCGGGGGTGGTGCTGCCGGTGCTGCCCACCACGCCTTTCGTGCTGCTGGCCGCCTATATGTTCGGCAAGGGCTCGCCCCGGCTGCGGGCATGGCTGCTTGCGCATCGCATCTTCGGCCCCCTGACCCGCGACTGGGAAGAACGCGGCGCCATTCCCCGCAGGGCCAAGATCCTCGCCGTTTCAGTCATGGCGCTGACCTTCGTCGCCAGCATCTTCATGGGGTTCAACTGGGTGATCCTGACCATCCAGGCGGTCGCGCTTTCGGGGGCAGGGCTTTACGTGGTGACGCGCCCCGACGCCTGA
- a CDS encoding LysR family transcriptional regulator, with protein sequence MHLEFRHLRTIKAIHEYGGLGRAAEQLHITQSALSHQIKGLEDQAGVELFMRRSKPMKLTAAGMRLLHLAEQILPQVEAMQAEFANLRDGETGRLHIAIECHACFEWLFPVLERFRKIWGDVDVDIRPGLAFDAMPALEKEEVDLVVSSDPEDLPGIDFIELFDYAPVFVASSHHPLAEKPWVEAADFRGQTLITYPVERSRLDVFSQLLTPAKVEPAAIRQVELTAVILLLVASNRGVAVLPDWVVREVKYSSDYVTRPLTENGVTRRLYAAVRRDDREKPFMRDLIEFARAEARRLQTA encoded by the coding sequence ATGCACCTTGAATTTCGCCATTTGCGCACGATCAAGGCGATCCATGAATATGGCGGACTTGGCCGCGCTGCCGAGCAGCTTCATATCACCCAGAGCGCGCTCAGCCACCAGATCAAGGGGCTTGAGGACCAGGCGGGGGTGGAGCTTTTCATGCGCCGCTCGAAGCCGATGAAGCTGACGGCGGCCGGCATGCGGCTTCTGCATCTTGCGGAACAGATCCTGCCGCAGGTCGAAGCGATGCAGGCGGAATTCGCCAATCTGCGCGACGGTGAAACCGGGCGGCTGCATATCGCGATCGAATGTCATGCCTGTTTCGAATGGCTGTTTCCGGTGCTCGAACGGTTTCGCAAGATCTGGGGCGACGTGGACGTGGACATCCGCCCGGGGCTTGCCTTCGATGCGATGCCCGCGCTCGAAAAGGAGGAAGTCGATCTCGTGGTGTCCTCCGACCCCGAGGATCTGCCCGGAATCGATTTCATCGAACTGTTCGATTACGCCCCCGTCTTTGTCGCGTCCTCGCACCATCCGCTGGCGGAAAAGCCCTGGGTCGAGGCGGCCGATTTCCGCGGTCAGACCCTGATCACCTATCCGGTCGAGCGCTCGCGCCTCGATGTGTTCAGCCAGCTCCTGACCCCGGCCAAGGTCGAGCCGGCCGCGATCCGCCAAGTCGAGCTCACGGCGGTGATCCTGCTGCTTGTCGCGTCGAACCGGGGGGTCGCGGTGCTGCCCGACTGGGTGGTGCGCGAGGTGAAATATTCGTCGGATTACGTCACCCGCCCGCTGACCGAGAACGGCGTCACCCGCCGGCTCTATGCCGCGGTGCGCCGCGACGACCGCGAAAAGCCCTTCATGCGCGATCTGATCGAATTTGCCCGCGCCGAGGCCCGGCGCCTGCAGACGGCATGA
- a CDS encoding valine--tRNA ligase, with the protein MAMEKTFDAAAAESRLYRAWEEAGCFRAGANASRDDSYCILIPPPNVTGSLHMGHAFNNTLQDILIRWHRMRGFDTLWQPGQDHAGIATQMVVERQLAEEGRETRREMGRDAFIERVWEWKEESGGTIINQLKRLGASCDWSRNRFTMDKGFHDAVLKVFVDLYNKGIIYRGKRLVNWDPHFETAISDLEVENIEVPGHMWHFKYPLAGGETYEYVERDADGNVTLRETRDYISIATTRPETMLGDGAIAVHPDDPRYAPIIGKLCEIPVGPKAQRRQIPIIADEYPDPDFGSGAVKITGAHDFNDHAVALRNGIPLYVLMDAKGALREDGLPYEEAAAWAQAIAEGREEAPADATQINLVPEDYRGLDRFEARKRIVFDITDEGLAVMTEDENGDPVPLVENRPIMQPFGDRSKVVIEPMLTDQWFVDTGAIVGPALEAVRSGEVRILPERDEKVYFHWLENIEPWCISRQLWWGHQIPVWYGFDLSAPEFRDDEGDGALDLVEMHRLLIRGGMLHAGAVQHCAASFDEVREAFEGEIADTPIPISRAMVIEVKDRHEAIHRLAESLAQYEFDQDPTRLVYPVWRDPDVLDTWFSSGLWPIGTLGWPDDTAELRRYFPTNTLVTGFDIIFFWVARMMMMQYAVVGQRPFDTVYVHALVRDASGKKMSKSLGNVLDPLELIDEYGADAVRFTLTAMAAMGRDLKLSTQRIAGYRNFGTKLWNAMRFAEMNEVFAVDGSKRPAPREPLNRWILGEVARTRAEVDDALENFRFNDAANTLYAFVWGKVCDWYLEFSKPLLQGSDAGARDETRATMKWVLDQCLILLHPIMPFITEELWALSGRRDKMLIHADWPDYRPEDLLDRDADHEINWAITLIENIRSARAQIHVPAGLHLPLIVREIDAAGKHAWERNEALIRRLARIESLTHAEVFPKGTVTIAAPGAVFGLPLAGIIDIAEERARLEKSLGKLEKEISGLRGRLGNPNFARSAPEEVVEEARANLAAREAEAAKLNDAMARLRELE; encoded by the coding sequence ATGGCGATGGAAAAGACCTTTGATGCCGCTGCGGCCGAAAGCCGCCTCTACCGCGCCTGGGAAGAGGCCGGATGCTTCCGCGCCGGCGCCAATGCCTCGCGCGACGACAGTTACTGCATCCTGATCCCGCCGCCCAACGTGACCGGCAGCCTGCATATGGGGCATGCCTTCAACAACACGCTGCAGGACATCCTGATCCGCTGGCACCGCATGCGCGGCTTTGACACGCTCTGGCAGCCGGGACAGGACCATGCCGGCATCGCCACGCAGATGGTGGTGGAGCGCCAGCTTGCCGAAGAAGGGCGCGAGACCCGGCGCGAAATGGGCCGCGATGCCTTCATCGAGCGGGTGTGGGAATGGAAGGAAGAATCGGGCGGCACCATCATCAACCAGTTGAAGCGTCTCGGCGCCTCCTGCGACTGGTCCCGGAACCGCTTCACCATGGACAAGGGATTCCATGACGCGGTGCTGAAGGTCTTTGTCGATCTCTACAACAAGGGCATCATCTATCGCGGCAAGCGGCTGGTGAACTGGGATCCGCATTTCGAGACGGCGATTTCCGATCTCGAGGTCGAGAACATCGAAGTGCCCGGCCACATGTGGCATTTCAAATACCCGCTCGCGGGCGGCGAAACTTACGAATATGTCGAACGCGACGCCGACGGCAACGTCACCCTGCGCGAGACCCGCGACTATATCAGCATCGCCACCACCCGGCCCGAAACCATGCTGGGCGACGGCGCCATCGCGGTGCACCCGGATGATCCCCGCTATGCGCCGATCATCGGCAAGCTGTGCGAAATTCCGGTCGGGCCGAAGGCGCAGCGGCGCCAGATCCCGATCATCGCCGACGAATACCCGGATCCCGATTTCGGCTCGGGCGCGGTCAAGATCACCGGCGCGCATGATTTCAACGACCATGCCGTGGCCCTGCGCAACGGCATCCCGCTTTATGTGCTGATGGACGCGAAAGGCGCCCTGCGCGAGGACGGCCTGCCCTATGAGGAGGCCGCCGCCTGGGCGCAGGCGATCGCCGAAGGGCGCGAGGAGGCCCCGGCGGACGCGACCCAGATCAACCTTGTGCCCGAGGACTATCGCGGGCTCGACCGGTTCGAGGCGCGCAAGCGCATCGTCTTCGACATCACCGACGAGGGACTCGCGGTGATGACCGAGGACGAGAACGGCGACCCGGTGCCGCTGGTCGAGAACCGGCCGATCATGCAGCCCTTCGGCGACCGTTCGAAAGTGGTGATCGAGCCGATGCTCACCGATCAGTGGTTCGTCGATACCGGCGCCATCGTCGGCCCCGCGCTGGAGGCGGTGCGCAGCGGCGAGGTGCGCATCCTGCCCGAACGGGACGAAAAGGTTTATTTCCACTGGCTGGAAAACATCGAACCCTGGTGCATCTCGCGACAGCTCTGGTGGGGGCACCAGATCCCGGTCTGGTATGGTTTCGATCTGTCTGCGCCGGAATTCCGCGACGACGAGGGCGACGGCGCGCTCGACCTGGTGGAAATGCACCGCCTGCTGATCAGGGGCGGGATGCTCCATGCCGGGGCGGTGCAGCATTGCGCGGCGAGTTTCGACGAGGTACGCGAGGCGTTCGAGGGCGAAATCGCGGATACGCCGATCCCGATCAGCCGCGCCATGGTCATCGAGGTGAAGGACCGCCACGAGGCCATCCACCGCCTGGCCGAGAGCCTTGCGCAATACGAATTCGATCAGGATCCGACCCGGCTGGTCTATCCGGTCTGGCGCGACCCCGATGTGCTCGACACGTGGTTTTCCTCGGGGCTCTGGCCTATCGGCACGCTCGGCTGGCCCGACGATACCGCGGAACTGCGCCGCTATTTCCCGACGAATACGCTGGTCACGGGATTCGACATCATCTTCTTCTGGGTCGCCCGCATGATGATGATGCAATATGCGGTGGTCGGGCAACGCCCCTTCGACACGGTCTATGTGCACGCGCTGGTGCGCGACGCGTCGGGCAAGAAGATGTCGAAAAGCCTTGGCAACGTGCTCGACCCGCTTGAACTGATCGACGAATACGGCGCCGATGCGGTGCGGTTCACCCTGACCGCCATGGCGGCCATGGGGCGCGACCTCAAGCTGTCGACCCAGCGCATCGCCGGCTATCGCAACTTCGGCACCAAGCTCTGGAACGCCATGCGCTTTGCCGAGATGAACGAGGTCTTTGCGGTCGACGGCAGCAAGCGCCCCGCCCCGCGCGAGCCGCTGAACCGCTGGATTCTGGGCGAGGTCGCCCGCACCCGCGCCGAGGTCGATGACGCACTTGAGAATTTCCGCTTCAACGATGCGGCGAACACGCTTTATGCCTTCGTCTGGGGCAAGGTCTGCGACTGGTACCTGGAATTTTCCAAGCCGCTGCTTCAGGGGAGTGACGCGGGCGCGCGCGACGAGACCCGCGCGACCATGAAATGGGTGCTCGATCAGTGCCTGATCCTGCTGCATCCGATCATGCCCTTCATCACCGAGGAACTCTGGGCGCTGTCCGGCCGGCGGGACAAGATGCTGATCCATGCCGACTGGCCCGATTACCGCCCCGAGGATCTGCTGGACCGCGATGCCGATCACGAGATCAACTGGGCCATCACCCTGATCGAGAACATCCGCTCGGCACGGGCGCAGATCCACGTTCCGGCCGGGCTGCACCTGCCGCTGATCGTGCGCGAGATCGACGCCGCCGGCAAACACGCCTGGGAGCGCAACGAGGCGCTGATCCGCCGGCTTGCCCGGATCGAATCGCTGACCCATGCCGAGGTCTTCCCCAAGGGAACCGTGACCATTGCCGCCCCCGGCGCGGTATTCGGCCTGCCGCTTGCCGGAATCATCGACATCGCCGAGGAGCGGGCGCGGCTGGAAAAGAGCCTCGGCAAGCTGGAAAAGGAAATCTCGGGCCTGCGCGGACGGCTCGGCAATCCGAATTTCGCCCGTTCCGCCCCCGAGGAGGTGGTCGAGGAAGCCCGGGCGAACCTTGCCGCCCGGGAGGCCGAGGCCGCGAAGCTGAACGACGCCATGGCGCGGCTGCGCGAACTGGAATAG